A genomic segment from Desulfurispirillum indicum S5 encodes:
- a CDS encoding ATP-binding protein produces MEEILLGAKRLSLLKQNMPLPKYQRFHYPQIAASQSRITGVYGARGVGKTTLLLQVLRNLPLQRENTLYISCDHPMLQGVSLFDLVDSFCKSGGECMVIDEIHEAEDFEAHLKSIYDFLNIRVYFSGSSAVRITNPDFARRYSMYHLPILSLREYLEISLSIQLEPVTLPELLADHEALAHRLIQALPNGKILKYFEEYLRVGAYPFYFEDTHKYVDRLGETINTALHSDLGKLFHIPPDKIATLKKLLHTISISKPLELSIDKLASLTGITKTTLYKYIDYLSRAELVRHISHEAKRFGAIRKADKLYLSNTNLFSALSVEKEKGTLRETFFASMAGVHHQLHYLDQGDFLVDEKYTMEIGGRTKGFGQVQDLDNAWVIADGLEIGSGRKVPLWLFGFLY; encoded by the coding sequence ATGGAAGAGATTCTTCTCGGTGCCAAGCGCCTTTCGCTGCTCAAACAGAATATGCCCCTGCCAAAGTATCAGCGCTTTCACTATCCGCAGATCGCTGCTTCCCAAAGCCGCATCACAGGCGTTTACGGTGCCCGTGGCGTGGGGAAAACCACTCTGCTGCTGCAGGTGCTGCGCAACCTGCCCCTCCAGCGGGAAAACACCCTCTATATCTCCTGTGATCATCCCATGCTGCAGGGAGTATCGCTTTTTGACCTTGTGGACAGCTTCTGCAAAAGCGGCGGCGAGTGCATGGTGATTGACGAAATTCACGAGGCAGAGGATTTTGAGGCCCACCTCAAATCCATCTATGACTTCCTGAATATTCGGGTGTACTTCTCCGGTTCTTCGGCAGTGCGCATCACCAACCCGGATTTTGCGCGCCGCTATTCCATGTACCACCTTCCCATCCTCTCACTGCGCGAGTACCTGGAAATCTCCCTGTCAATTCAGCTGGAACCAGTGACGTTGCCGGAGCTGCTGGCAGACCATGAAGCCCTGGCCCATCGCCTTATCCAGGCACTCCCAAACGGTAAAATACTCAAGTACTTTGAAGAGTACCTGCGTGTTGGCGCTTACCCCTTTTACTTTGAAGACACGCACAAGTATGTGGATCGTCTCGGCGAAACCATAAACACGGCCCTGCACAGCGACCTCGGCAAACTCTTCCATATCCCGCCCGACAAAATTGCCACCCTGAAGAAACTGCTGCACACCATCAGCATCTCGAAACCGCTGGAACTTTCCATCGACAAGCTGGCCTCCCTGACCGGTATAACCAAAACCACCCTGTACAAGTACATCGACTACCTCAGCCGCGCCGAACTGGTGCGCCACATAAGCCACGAAGCCAAACGCTTCGGAGCCATCCGCAAGGCCGATAAACTCTACCTGTCCAATACCAACCTCTTCTCCGCCCTCAGCGTGGAAAAGGAAAAAGGCACCCTGCGGGAAACCTTTTTTGCCAGCATGGCAGGCGTCCACCACCAGTTGCACTATCTGGATCAGGGCGACTTTCTTGTAGACGAAAAGTACACCATGGAAATCGGAGGCAGGACAAAGGGCTTCGGACAGGTACAGGATCTCGACAACGCCTGGGTCATCGCCGATGGTCTGGAAATCGGCTCGGGCAGAAAAGTGCCACTGTGGCTGTTTGGGTTCTTGTACTGA